A window of Anopheles stephensi strain Indian unplaced genomic scaffold, UCI_ANSTEP_V1.0 ucontig94, whole genome shotgun sequence contains these coding sequences:
- the LOC118517325 gene encoding uncharacterized protein LOC118517325, protein MADTKTTTTTPTTATSSEATNLVPPSTATATEMATQTVVAKSDDHGPTSEQTTPAETTPAVRTMIETATMTDATEQQESESSVPESLPATETVAPVEAKPSLPSEQPVELEGAAKEAVEAEEEPDTLSPLMTDNHTFLQHQELMREEPLVDEQLASDEPGSSSPQQHFHRHHHHHGGEEVHDYGIYDDDEQEDEDEDDEDEDIDDEDEMFMRDQDDQERNMKHSDTKESISSIDSDVSLSYDRRSSSELPQHQQQLRQNSEDAGAGSSDDAAKDSGCEIMKKSSGEGANEAGTQEDPEDGGAFEIPDDEMCERIIEQVEFYFSNDNILKDAFLLKHVRRNKEGFVSLKLVSSFKRVRQLTKDWRVVGYAIKRKSVKIEVNDLGTKIRRLDPLPEHDETTPSRTVVATGLPYDKYTVEKVSELFSKCGEISLIRVLRPGGPIPADVRQFINKHPELQQNECALVEFTESASARRAQAMTEFVVLELVAPKKKTGKKATNVTKFVESYKVAAGHDIERSRGGEGFDRFRMRRGSGFYPKSDMMVGTIYQQAQVPPHHHHHHHHQMLPMMSQPMQAPHQQDPLHQQQSPPMPYMVPHSPQPRKYSFGNETYECYQPQSAQQQQRRSSAYSLGSDASRKFSSCSEGYSSCGEMSRRTSACSSVPAEGMSRRTSACSEVPSSRRSSNCSDFCSCNARRISQCSTDLMYRRMSQCSADHTGTPVHSAPRKYSVGSNYDRKYANSPELMQQQQQPHLLQRRISMDSTGGYDRKFSSGSITGYHTDGSPNISPRKYSSGGFDPLRKLSNGSDQYYNGRKISTDSGYDRRISIGSECSGPRSRAGSILCNHAGNTPLPTSASEAVVRTPIGPDGSKGFGTRTRRIGQIVPPA, encoded by the coding sequence ATGGCCGACAcaaagacgacgacgacgacgccgacgACGGCAACGTCCAGTGAAGCAACGAATCTAGTGCCACCAAGCACAGCCACGGCAACGGAAATGGCAACGCAAACTGTCGTCGCCAAGAGTGACGACCACGGGCCCACCAGCGAACAGACGACTCCGGCGGAGACCACACCGGCGGTGAGAACGATGATCGAAACAGCGACGATGACTGACGCCACTGAGCAGCAGGAAAGTGAAAGTTCCGTACCGGAGTCACTGCCAGCGACGGAAACGGTTGCCCCGGTAGAAGCGAAACCGAGCTTGCCGAGTGAGCAGCCAGTCGAGCTGGAAGGTGCCGCCAAGGAGGCGGTCGAAGCGGAAGAAGAACCCGACACACTGTCACCGCTGATGACGGACAATCATACGTTCTTGCAGCATCAGGAGCTGATGCGCGAGGAACCGCTGGTCGATGAACAGCTGGCGTCGGACGAGCCGGGAAGCAGCAGTCCTCAGCAACATTTCCaccgtcaccatcatcaccacggTGGCGAGGAGGTGCACGATTACGGTATCTACGATGACGATGAGCAGGAagacgaggacgaggacgatgaggatgaagatatcgatgatgaggatgaaaTGTTTATGCGCGATCAGGATGATCAGGAGCGCAATATGAAGCACTCCGACACGAAGGAATCAATCAGCTCGATCGATAGCGATGTTTCGCTGTCGTACGATCGGCGGAGTTCCAGCGAGCTGccacaacatcagcagcagctccggCAGAACTCTGAGGATGCCGGTGCCGGTTCGTCGGATGATGCGGCGAAGGATTCTGGGTGCGAAATCATGAAGAAGTCCTCGGGTGAAGGTGCGAATGAAGCTGGCACACAGGAAGACCCGGAGGATGGTGGTGCGTTCGAGATCCCCGACGATGAGATGTGCGAGCGGATCATTGAGCAGGTGGAGTTCTACTTCTCCAACGATAACATCCTGAAGGATGCGTTCCTGCTGAAGCACGTGCGTCGCAACAAGGAAGGCTTCGTTAGTTTGAAGCTCGTGTCTAGCTTCAAGCGTGTCCGGCAGCTGACGAAGGATTGGCGCGTGGTTGGGTACGCGATCAAGCGCAAGAGTGTAAAGATCGAGGTGAACGACCTGGGCACAAAGATCCGTCGTTTGGATCCGCTGCCCGAGCACGATGAAACGACGCCTTCGCGCACCGTTGTCGCTACCGGACTGCCATACGACAAGTACACCGTGGAGAAGGTGTCCGAGCTGTTCTCGAAGTGTGGTGAAATTTCGCTGATCCGTGTGCTCCGACCCGGTGGCCCAATCCCGGCCGATGTGCGCCAGTTCATCAACAAGCATCCCGAGCTGCAGCAGAACGAATGTGCGCTGGTGGAGTTCACCGAGTCGGCATCGGCCCGCCGTGCCCAGGCCATGACGGAGTTCGTTGTGCTGGAGCTGGTggcaccgaagaagaagacgggCAAGAAGGCCACCAACGTGACGAAGTTCGTCGAGAGCTACAAGGTCGCCGCTGGACATGACATTGAGCGAAGCCGCGGTGGCGAAGGGTTCGATCGCTTCCGGATGCGCCGCGGATCGGGCTTCTATCCCAAGTCGGACATGATGGTCGGTACGATCTACCAGCAGGCGCAAGTTCcgccgcaccaccaccatcaccatcaccatcagatGCTGCCGATGATGAGCCAACCGATGCAGGCTCCACACCAGCAGGACCCactgcaccagcagcaatcGCCCCCGATGCCGTACATGGTGCCTCACTCGCCCCAGCCACGCAAGTACTCGTTCGGCAACGAGACGTACGAGTGCTATCAGCCACAGTcggctcagcagcagcaacgccgGTCCAGCGCTTACTCCCTCGGATCGGACGCATCGCGCAAGTTCTCCAGCTGCTCGGAAGGTTACTCGAGCTGCGGTGAAATGTCGCGCCGTACGTCCGCTTGCTCGTCGGTGCCGGCGGAAGGCATGTCGCGGCGGACGTCCGCCTGCTCGGAAGTGCCATCGTCCCGACGCTCGTCGAACTGTTCGGACTTTTGCTCGTGCAATGCGCGTCGCATCTCGCAGTGCTCTACCGATCTGATGTATCGCCGTATGTCCCAGTGCTCGGCGGACCACACCGGTACGCCGGTACACTCGGCTCCTCGCAAGTATTCGGTCGGTTCGAACTACGATCGTAAGTACGCCAACTCGCCGGAACttatgcagcaacagcagcagccccaTCTTCTGCAGCGTCGCATCTCGATGGACTCGACCGGCGGGTACGATCGCAAGTTTTCGTCTGGTTCGATCACGGGCTACCACACGGACGGAAGCCCCAACATCTCGCCCCGTAAGTACTCGTCCGGTGGATTCGATCCACTGCGCAAGCTATCGAACGGTTCGGATCAGTACTACAATGGCCGCAAGATCTCGACCGATTCCGGGTACGATCGACGCATctcgatcggatcggaatgTTCTGGACCACGATCGCGTGCTGGCAGCATCCTTTGCAATCATGCGGGCAACACGCCCCTACCGACGTCCGCCAGTGAAGCGGTCGTTCGCACTCCGATCGGACCGGATGGCAGCAAGGGTTTCGGTACGCGTACTCGCCGCATCGGACAGATTGTGCCACCGGCTTAA